A DNA window from Ranitomeya imitator isolate aRanImi1 chromosome 2, aRanImi1.pri, whole genome shotgun sequence contains the following coding sequences:
- the LOC138667256 gene encoding uncharacterized protein: MELRPTESNLTERETGSDSELLIDPVAEDAELAGPSGQATGSNHPPPPPQPAAASTAPQEANPEVDEGGQSSSPTLALDTSPQPTTRPNRGRRRRVALNIGTRRQVDTGVLDYLSQAANDDGEEAYFCSLARYLRPIPRSLRLRTRGCIQILLDAATPPNNPTNIFNNLERWQMSSTTFWRCKTFHRTNHKLCQHHPRNL; this comes from the exons atggagctacgacc aacagagtcaaatctgactgaaagagagactggatctgactctgagttgctgattgaccctgttgctgaagatgcagaattggctggaccatctgggcaagcaacaggcagcaaccaccctcccccaccaccacaaccagcagcagcgtctaccgctccacaggaggcaaatcctgaggttgatgaaggaggccagagcagcagtccaacattggctctggatacatcaccacagcctactaccagaccaaaccgtggtcgtcgcagaagggtggctttgaacattggcaccaggaggcaagttgataccggggtgttggactatttgtcccaagctgccaatgatgatggggaggaagcttacttctgcagtcttgcccgctatttacgtcccattccccgctcgctcaggctgcggaccagaggttgcatccaaattttgctagatgcggcaacacccccaaacaacccgactaatatctttaataatcttgaacggtggcaaatgtcatctacaaccttctggcggtgcaagaccttccacaggaccaatcacaaactgtgtcagcaccacccccgcaacctatag